A genomic window from Pungitius pungitius chromosome 12, fPunPun2.1, whole genome shotgun sequence includes:
- the svilc gene encoding supervillin isoform X3: protein MDAMDNPVLEPRSERIARYKAERRRELAERFGHMEELPSKWVRRNGKEGPGPATEARRGTQNSDGLGERANGSVREVTNGLEDPAESDHLRRQGSPDSASMLSGEGHLVPLGLDAPQLHTRVSVGQLRSALLQQTGSGAQADTACPEAGRAASSLDLAATPGSEGGRRRSRRYLPGGPGGVRKTSERFRTQPITANEMEDSSGLLDAEEEENCKADVKTDDRAQMSVAAKMSLFKELESSAAPESSAFLKPRSGSVSYQRRVRRGNDHRFLTQPITCEEIVAISSTPKPAPPPESNPLQPEPVEDGDESCKLTMSEKLALFNKLSLSGREEGRPADGPPERRRQKGARYRTQPITVEEVSLLQKGPVQLPAFCLSPQLSDRQQASSVNLKPSEMRFSQPRPDTDPAPGEPTGFTQHAPQHQDLEPVLRGILKKSRSGGSEWSRKESAPTDAPRSHEQNGGRWDEAGLRRGRQSPERQEAPAAPRGKRGDVSGAEGGSLAATPWRQRARTRRETIACIPTTGLSHQDTPRGERACQTKLPEQLVSSAETTQSLQQPNEEESVRRTKEETAAMEDVTVEDESTNSSRSKEETNDLPVDSEHPQRWEPVFASVYSSSTPPYIMCFNQTKMSFEAQEVPSSTTDLIQPQWRQKRVENEMEDVKEVNRDQTNKERETECTKARESHRNATSHGRGRSGAPSCTSEAAQSSPLSAAPREETGETPAGESDALDAGFHGDQSQPSACAPPRCGDVAAAESEQDLGVLCQTNTPILTSSVAEHRRSVRPSRRTQGSRNPLRALAAREDVMQDYMGEAVDNTAAEESSRAEKKSKNSWVADVPPVSVSDHLICALGSTNSHPPFSSLMLIHIKGRRRVQVRLVEPSVQSLNSGDCFVLVTPEHCILWSGEFANGQERAKAAELASSIQRDQDLGCRASQVVDLQEGLNCDGSLAADFWKLLGGRRQYRGATADEEDELYECAVVESNCVYRLVENRLVPHDQAWASMPSISLLGSNEALVFDFGSEVYLWHGRDVSLSRRNVALQLTHQVWAGPYDYSNCRVNPLDPTRCNPSTQQRGQGRPSWALFSCVSEHNETTLFREKFLDWTSGKGGTLEAAAVSKDEQPVPVLTPPSGCPAPDVLGACDAKALVSGQSLGGDGLVHSVLAGVDVQRGHGVITLEEGCQMELKTVAVDTWHVQEFDDSEIPVESSGQLHEGDSYVIRWTYSVNAFDETNCTDECSKGPGLKEKTAFFLWRGCHSSVSGRDTATFLSIGMKNHEESQVVVPQGKEPPCFLQLFQGGLVIHKGKREQACINAEWHLFCVRGELPEEGSLLEVDCCCAGLRSRGSVVLLNSQQGVLYLWTGCKALSSLREVSKRAVERITKMCPPELGLSKSSPLTVQVVEEGSEPADFWTALGQMDRKAYDCMLQDPGKYNFTPRLFHMSASSGSFQAEELQSPSRLPGLVMAAPFVQECLYSVPQPALFLLDNRLEVYLWQRGPSEQTESSDSALSCWRDERRCAMQTVLQYCKEMNPRRPPQAYLIFEGLEPLTFTNVFPRWERSLGPHTQGDAERLKLTLVQDALAQLTKTQYALEELLLSPLPAGVDPQRLEVYLSDQDFQTILQMKRDEYASLPNWKQIDLKKSKGLLC, encoded by the exons ATGGACGCCATGGACAACCCAGTGCTGGAGCCCAGGTCCGAGCGGATCGCTCGCTATAAAGCCGAGAGGCGGCGAGAACTGGCCGAGCGCTTCGGCCACATGGAGGAGCTACCTTCCAAGTGGGTGAGGAGAAACGGGAAAGAGGGGCCCGGCCCAGCGACCGAAGCCCGCAGGGGGACTCAGAACTCCGATGGCCTCGGTGAAAGAGCGAACGGAAGCGTGCGAGAGGTCACAAACGGATTAGAGGATCCCGCAGAGTCTGACCACTTGAGAAG GCAGGGTTCCCCGGACTCTGCCAGCATGCTGAGTGGGGAGGGGCACCTCGTCCCTCTTGGACTCGATGCACCGCAGCTTCACACCCGAGTGTCGGTGGGCCAGTTGAGAAGTGCTCTTCTGCAGCAGACGGGGAGTGGAGCGCAGGCCGATACAGC TTGCCCCGAAGCCGGGCGAGCCGCGTCCTCTCTCGATCTGGCCGCGACGCCGGGCTCCGAGGGGGGCCGGCGACGCTCCCGCCGGTACCTCCCCGGGGGGCCGGGAGGTGTTCGCAAGACGAGCGAACGTTTCAGGACGCAGCCGATCACAGCCAATGAGATGGAGGACAGCAGCGG GCTGTTGgacgcagaggaagaagaaaactgtAAAG CTGATGTGAAAACCGACGACAGAGCACAAATGAGTGTGGCAGCCAAGATGTCTTTGTTTAAA GAGCTGGAGAGTTCCGCTGCGCCGGAGTCCTCGGCCTTCCTGAAGCCCCGCTCGGGCAGCGTTTCTTACCAACGCAGGGTCCGTCGTGGCAACGACCATCGATTTCTAACTCAGCCAATCACCTGTGAGGAAATCGTGGCAATCAG CAGCACCCCCAAACCAGCACCACCGCCCGAGTCCAACCCTCTGCAGCCTGAGCCAGTGGAGGATGGCGACGAGAGCTGCAAGCTGACCATGAGTGAGAAGCTGGCCCTGTTCAACAAACTCTCCCTgtcggggagggaggagggccgCCCTGCCGACGGACCCCCGGAGAGGCGGAGGCAGAAGGGGGCTCGGTACCGCACACAGCCCATCACTGTGGAGGAGGTCAGCCTG CTCCAAAAAGGCCCGGTACAGCTCCCcgccttctgtctgtccccccagCTGTCCGACAGACAGCAGGCCTCGTCTGTCAACCTCAAACCCAGCGAGATGCGCTTTTCCCAGCCAAGACCTGACACTGACCCTGCGCCCGGGGAGCCCACGGgctttacccagcatgccccGCAGCACCAAGACCTGGAGCCGGTCCTGAGAGGAATCCTGAAGAAGAGCCGCTCCGGAGGCTCGGAGTGGAGCAGGAAGGAGAGCGCGCCGACGGACGCTCCTCGCAGCCACGAACAGAACGGCGGACGCTGGGATGAAGCCGGGCTGCGTCGGGGCAGGCAGAGCCCCGAGCGCCAGGAGGCGCCTGCAGCACCGAGGGGAAAGAGAGGAGACGTCTCCGGTGCGGAGGGAGGCTCGCTGGCTGCCACTCCATGGAGGCAGAGGGCTCGAACCAGGAGGGAAACCATAGCCTGTATTCCAACAACAGGATTGTCCCATCAGGACACTCCTCGGGGGGAGAGGGCCTGCCAGACAAAGTTGCCGGAACAGCTGGTTTCCTCTGCGGAGACAACGCAGAGTCTTCA ACAGCCGAATGAGGAAGAGAGTGTGAGGAGGACGAAAGAAGAAACCGCAGCCATGGAAGACGTCACAGTGGAAGATGAGTccaccaacagcagcagaagTAAG GAGGAGACCAATGACCTCCCTGTGGACAGTGAACACCCTCAGCGCTGG GAACCCGTCTTTGCCTCTGTCTATTCTAGCAGTACCCCCCCATATATCATGTGTTTCAATCAG ACCAAAATGTCCTTTGAGGCACAAGAAGTCCCCTCTTCTACCACAGACCTGATTCAGCCCCAGTGGAGACAGAAG AGGGTTGAGAATGAGATGGAGGACGTTAAGGAAGTGAATAGAGACCAGACAAACAAGGAGCGAGAGACCGAATGTACGAAGGCGAGAG AGTCACACAGAAATGCCACCTCGCATGGCAGGGGACGCTCTGGAGCTCCATCGTGCACAAGTGAAG CTGCACAGAGCTCTCCGCTCTCAGCGGCGCCCCGTGAAGAGACGGGGGAGACGCCCGCGGGTGAATCCGACGCGTTGGATGCTGGTTTCCACGGAGATCAGTCACAACCCTCCGCCTGTGCGCCCCCACGCTGTGGAGACGTTGCAGCTGCAGAGAGTGAGCAGGACCTGGGGGTTCTctgccaaacaaacacacccat ACTGACCTCATCAGTGGCCGAGCACAGGcggtccgtccgtccgtcccgTCGGACTCAGGGCTCCAGAAACCCTCTGAGGGCTCTCGCCGCCCGGGAGGACGTCATGCAGGACTACATGGGAGAGGCCGTCGACAACACAGCTGCTGAGGAGAGCTCCCGGGCCGAGAAGA AGTCCAAGAACTCCTGGGTGGCTGATGTGCCGCCTGTTTCCGTATCAGACCACCTAATCTGTGCCTTGGGTTCCACCAACTCCCATCCTCCCTTCAGCAGCCTGATGCTCATTCACATCAAAG GTAGGCGGCGCGTCCAGGTGCGCCTGGTGGAGCCGTCGGTGCAGTCGCTGAACAGCGGAGACTGCTTCGTGCTGGTCACTCCGGAGCATTGCATCCTGTGGAGTGGAGAGTTTGCTAATGGACAAGAGAGGGCCAAG GCGGCTGAGTTGGCATCGTCCATCCAGAGGGATCAGGATCTGGGCTGTCGGGCCTCCCAGGTGGTCGACCTGCAGGAGGGGCTAAACTGTGACGGCAGCCTGGCTGCAGACTTCTGGAAGCTTCTAGGAGGAAGGAGACAATACAGAG GAGCCACTGCAGATGAGGAGGACGAGCTCTACGAGTGTGCTGTGGTGGAGTCTAACTGTGTCTACAGGCTGGTGGAGAACAGACTGGTGCCTCATGATCAGGCCTGGGCCTCCATGCCCAGTATCTCCCTGCTGGGCTCCAATGAG gccCTGGTGTTTGATTTCGGCAGCGAGGTGTACCTGTGGCATGGACGGGATGTTTCCCTCAGCAGGAGGAACGTTGCTCTCCAGCTGACTCACCAAGTGTGGGCCGGACCTTATGACTACAGCAACTGTCGAGTCAACCCGCTGGATCCCACGCGGTGCAACCCAAGCACGCAGCA GAGGGGACAGGGACGTCCCAGCTGGGCGTTGTTCAGTTGTGTCTCAGAGCACAACGAGACGACTCTGTTCCGGGAGAAGTTTCTGGACTGGACAAGCGGGAAAGGAGGCACGCTGGAAGCTGCTGCAGTGAGCAAGGACGAACAG CCCGTCCCCGTTTTGACTCCCCCGTCCGGGTGTCCAGCTCCAGACGTGCTCGGCGCCTGCGACGCCAAGGCCCTGGTCTCGGGTCAGTCCCTGGGGGGGGACGGCCTGGTCCACAGCGTGTTGGCGGGGGTTGACGTCCAGAGGGGCCACGGGGTCATCACGCTGGAGGAGGGATGTCAGATGGAGCTGAAAACAGTCGCTGTGGACACTTGGCACGTCCAGGAGTTTGACGACAGTGAAATTCCCGTGGAGAGCAGCGGACAGCTCCACGAAGGAGACTCCTACGTCATCCGCTGGACGTACAGCGTCAACGCTTTTG ACGAGACAAACTGCACTGATGAATGCAGTAAAGGTCCCGGACTGAAGGAAAAGACGGCTTTCTTCCTGTGGCGGGGTTGTCACTCCAGTGTCAGCGGGCGGGACACCGCTACTTTCTTGTCCATTGGGATGAAAAACCACGAAGAGTCACAG GTGGTGGTACCTCAGGGAAAGGAACCTCCCTGTTTTCTGCAGCTTTTCCAGGGAGGCCTGGTGATTCACAAGGGGAAGCGAGAGCAGGCCTGCATTAATGCAG agtggcattTGTTCTGTGTGCGAGGTGAGCTCCCAGAGGAAGGCTCTCTGTTGGAGGTGGATTGCTGCTGTGCAGGTCTGAGGTCCAGGGGCTCTGTTGTCCTTCTCAATAGCCAGCAGGGCGTGCTCTACCTCTGGACTGGCTGTAAAGCTCTTAGCAGCCTCAGAGAGGTCAGCAAGAGGGCGGTGGAGCGCATCACTAAAAT GTGTCCGCCAGAGTTGGGTCTCAGCAAAAGCAGCCCTTTGACAGTGCAGGTGGTGGAGGAAGGTTCAGAGCCTGCAGACTTCTGGACAGCACTGGGGCAGATGGACAGGAAGGCCTACGACTGCATGCTGCAAG ATCCGGGAAAGTATAACTTCACACCTCGTCTCTTCCACATGAGTGCCTCCTCTGGGAGTTTCCAGGCCGAAGAGCTGCAGAGTCCGTCGCGGCTGCCTGGACTGGTGATGGCGGCGCCGTTTGTCCAGGAGTGTCTGTACTCTGTACCACAGCCGG CCTTGTTCCTGCTTGACAACCGTCTGGAGGTCTACCTGTGGCAGAGGGGCCCGTCTGAGCAGACCGAGAGCTCGGATTCAGCCCTGAGCTGCTGGCGTGACGAGAGGCGGTGCGCCATGCAGACGGTTCTGCAGTATTGCAAAG AAATGAACCCAAGACGCCCACCGCAGGCCTACCTCATATTTGAAGGGTTAGAACCTCTCACCTTCACGAACGTGTTCCCCCGCTGGGAGAGGAGCCTGGGACCCCACACACAG GGCGATGCGGAGAGGTTGAAGCTGACCTTGGTGCAGGACGCCCTGGCCCAGCTCACAAAGACCCAGTATGCTCTGGAGGAGCTTCTGCTGAGCCCGCTACCCGCAGGAGTGGACCCCCAGCGCCTGGAAGTCTACCTGTCAGACCAGGACTTCCAG ACTATTCTGCAAATGAAGAGAGATGAATACGCTTCCCTCCCAAATTGGAAGCAAATTGAtctgaaaaaaagcaaagggcTGCTTTGCTAG
- the svilc gene encoding supervillin isoform X5, translating to MDAMDNPVLEPRSERIARYKAERRRELAERFGHMEELPSKWVRRNGKEGPGPATEARRGTQNSDGLGERANGSVREVTNGLEDPAESDHLRRQGSPDSASMLSGEGHLVPLGLDAPQLHTRVSVGQLRSALLQQTGSGAQADTACPEAGRAASSLDLAATPGSEGGRRRSRRYLPGGPGGVRKTSERFRTQPITANEMEDSSGLLDAEEEENCKADVKTDDRAQMSVAAKMSLFKELESSAAPESSAFLKPRSGSVSYQRRVRRGNDHRFLTQPITCEEIVAISSTPKPAPPPESNPLQPEPVEDGDESCKLTMSEKLALFNKLSLSGREEGRPADGPPERRRQKGARYRTQPITVEEVSLLQKGPVQLPAFCLSPQLSDRQQASSVNLKPSEMRFSQPRPDTDPAPGEPTGFTQHAPQHQDLEPVLRGILKKSRSGGSEWSRKESAPTDAPRSHEQNGGRWDEAGLRRGRQSPERQEAPAAPRGKRGDVSGAEGGSLAATPWRQRARTRRETIACIPTTGLSHQDTPRGERACQTKLPEQLVSSAETTQSLQQPNEEESVRRTKEETAAMEDVTVEDESTNSSRSKEETNDLPVDSEHPQRWTKMSFEAQEVPSSTTDLIQPQWRQKRVENEMEDVKEVNRDQTNKERETECTKARESHRNATSHGRGRSGAPSCTSEAAQSSPLSAAPREETGETPAGESDALDAGFHGDQSQPSACAPPRCGDVAAAESEQDLGVLCQTNTPILTSSVAEHRRSVRPSRRTQGSRNPLRALAAREDVMQDYMGEAVDNTAAEESSRAEKKSKNSWVADVPPVSVSDHLICALGSTNSHPPFSSLMLIHIKGRRRVQVRLVEPSVQSLNSGDCFVLVTPEHCILWSGEFANGQERAKAAELASSIQRDQDLGCRASQVVDLQEGLNCDGSLAADFWKLLGGRRQYRGATADEEDELYECAVVESNCVYRLVENRLVPHDQAWASMPSISLLGSNEALVFDFGSEVYLWHGRDVSLSRRNVALQLTHQVWAGPYDYSNCRVNPLDPTRCNPSTQQRGQGRPSWALFSCVSEHNETTLFREKFLDWTSGKGGTLEAAAVSKDEQPVPVLTPPSGCPAPDVLGACDAKALVSGQSLGGDGLVHSVLAGVDVQRGHGVITLEEGCQMELKTVAVDTWHVQEFDDSEIPVESSGQLHEGDSYVIRWTYSVNAFDETNCTDECSKGPGLKEKTAFFLWRGCHSSVSGRDTATFLSIGMKNHEESQVVVPQGKEPPCFLQLFQGGLVIHKGKREQACINAAEWHLFCVRGELPEEGSLLEVDCCCAGLRSRGSVVLLNSQQGVLYLWTGCKALSSLREVSKRAVERITKMCPPELGLSKSSPLTVQVVEEGSEPADFWTALGQMDRKAYDCMLQDPGKYNFTPRLFHMSASSGSFQAEELQSPSRLPGLVMAAPFVQECLYSVPQPALFLLDNRLEVYLWQRGPSEQTESSDSALSCWRDERRCAMQTVLQYCKEMNPRRPPQAYLIFEGLEPLTFTNVFPRWERSLGPHTQGDAERLKLTLVQDALAQLTKTQYALEELLLSPLPAGVDPQRLEVYLSDQDFQTILQMKRDEYASLPNWKQIDLKKSKGLLC from the exons ATGGACGCCATGGACAACCCAGTGCTGGAGCCCAGGTCCGAGCGGATCGCTCGCTATAAAGCCGAGAGGCGGCGAGAACTGGCCGAGCGCTTCGGCCACATGGAGGAGCTACCTTCCAAGTGGGTGAGGAGAAACGGGAAAGAGGGGCCCGGCCCAGCGACCGAAGCCCGCAGGGGGACTCAGAACTCCGATGGCCTCGGTGAAAGAGCGAACGGAAGCGTGCGAGAGGTCACAAACGGATTAGAGGATCCCGCAGAGTCTGACCACTTGAGAAG GCAGGGTTCCCCGGACTCTGCCAGCATGCTGAGTGGGGAGGGGCACCTCGTCCCTCTTGGACTCGATGCACCGCAGCTTCACACCCGAGTGTCGGTGGGCCAGTTGAGAAGTGCTCTTCTGCAGCAGACGGGGAGTGGAGCGCAGGCCGATACAGC TTGCCCCGAAGCCGGGCGAGCCGCGTCCTCTCTCGATCTGGCCGCGACGCCGGGCTCCGAGGGGGGCCGGCGACGCTCCCGCCGGTACCTCCCCGGGGGGCCGGGAGGTGTTCGCAAGACGAGCGAACGTTTCAGGACGCAGCCGATCACAGCCAATGAGATGGAGGACAGCAGCGG GCTGTTGgacgcagaggaagaagaaaactgtAAAG CTGATGTGAAAACCGACGACAGAGCACAAATGAGTGTGGCAGCCAAGATGTCTTTGTTTAAA GAGCTGGAGAGTTCCGCTGCGCCGGAGTCCTCGGCCTTCCTGAAGCCCCGCTCGGGCAGCGTTTCTTACCAACGCAGGGTCCGTCGTGGCAACGACCATCGATTTCTAACTCAGCCAATCACCTGTGAGGAAATCGTGGCAATCAG CAGCACCCCCAAACCAGCACCACCGCCCGAGTCCAACCCTCTGCAGCCTGAGCCAGTGGAGGATGGCGACGAGAGCTGCAAGCTGACCATGAGTGAGAAGCTGGCCCTGTTCAACAAACTCTCCCTgtcggggagggaggagggccgCCCTGCCGACGGACCCCCGGAGAGGCGGAGGCAGAAGGGGGCTCGGTACCGCACACAGCCCATCACTGTGGAGGAGGTCAGCCTG CTCCAAAAAGGCCCGGTACAGCTCCCcgccttctgtctgtccccccagCTGTCCGACAGACAGCAGGCCTCGTCTGTCAACCTCAAACCCAGCGAGATGCGCTTTTCCCAGCCAAGACCTGACACTGACCCTGCGCCCGGGGAGCCCACGGgctttacccagcatgccccGCAGCACCAAGACCTGGAGCCGGTCCTGAGAGGAATCCTGAAGAAGAGCCGCTCCGGAGGCTCGGAGTGGAGCAGGAAGGAGAGCGCGCCGACGGACGCTCCTCGCAGCCACGAACAGAACGGCGGACGCTGGGATGAAGCCGGGCTGCGTCGGGGCAGGCAGAGCCCCGAGCGCCAGGAGGCGCCTGCAGCACCGAGGGGAAAGAGAGGAGACGTCTCCGGTGCGGAGGGAGGCTCGCTGGCTGCCACTCCATGGAGGCAGAGGGCTCGAACCAGGAGGGAAACCATAGCCTGTATTCCAACAACAGGATTGTCCCATCAGGACACTCCTCGGGGGGAGAGGGCCTGCCAGACAAAGTTGCCGGAACAGCTGGTTTCCTCTGCGGAGACAACGCAGAGTCTTCA ACAGCCGAATGAGGAAGAGAGTGTGAGGAGGACGAAAGAAGAAACCGCAGCCATGGAAGACGTCACAGTGGAAGATGAGTccaccaacagcagcagaagTAAG GAGGAGACCAATGACCTCCCTGTGGACAGTGAACACCCTCAGCGCTGG ACCAAAATGTCCTTTGAGGCACAAGAAGTCCCCTCTTCTACCACAGACCTGATTCAGCCCCAGTGGAGACAGAAG AGGGTTGAGAATGAGATGGAGGACGTTAAGGAAGTGAATAGAGACCAGACAAACAAGGAGCGAGAGACCGAATGTACGAAGGCGAGAG AGTCACACAGAAATGCCACCTCGCATGGCAGGGGACGCTCTGGAGCTCCATCGTGCACAAGTGAAG CTGCACAGAGCTCTCCGCTCTCAGCGGCGCCCCGTGAAGAGACGGGGGAGACGCCCGCGGGTGAATCCGACGCGTTGGATGCTGGTTTCCACGGAGATCAGTCACAACCCTCCGCCTGTGCGCCCCCACGCTGTGGAGACGTTGCAGCTGCAGAGAGTGAGCAGGACCTGGGGGTTCTctgccaaacaaacacacccat ACTGACCTCATCAGTGGCCGAGCACAGGcggtccgtccgtccgtcccgTCGGACTCAGGGCTCCAGAAACCCTCTGAGGGCTCTCGCCGCCCGGGAGGACGTCATGCAGGACTACATGGGAGAGGCCGTCGACAACACAGCTGCTGAGGAGAGCTCCCGGGCCGAGAAGA AGTCCAAGAACTCCTGGGTGGCTGATGTGCCGCCTGTTTCCGTATCAGACCACCTAATCTGTGCCTTGGGTTCCACCAACTCCCATCCTCCCTTCAGCAGCCTGATGCTCATTCACATCAAAG GTAGGCGGCGCGTCCAGGTGCGCCTGGTGGAGCCGTCGGTGCAGTCGCTGAACAGCGGAGACTGCTTCGTGCTGGTCACTCCGGAGCATTGCATCCTGTGGAGTGGAGAGTTTGCTAATGGACAAGAGAGGGCCAAG GCGGCTGAGTTGGCATCGTCCATCCAGAGGGATCAGGATCTGGGCTGTCGGGCCTCCCAGGTGGTCGACCTGCAGGAGGGGCTAAACTGTGACGGCAGCCTGGCTGCAGACTTCTGGAAGCTTCTAGGAGGAAGGAGACAATACAGAG GAGCCACTGCAGATGAGGAGGACGAGCTCTACGAGTGTGCTGTGGTGGAGTCTAACTGTGTCTACAGGCTGGTGGAGAACAGACTGGTGCCTCATGATCAGGCCTGGGCCTCCATGCCCAGTATCTCCCTGCTGGGCTCCAATGAG gccCTGGTGTTTGATTTCGGCAGCGAGGTGTACCTGTGGCATGGACGGGATGTTTCCCTCAGCAGGAGGAACGTTGCTCTCCAGCTGACTCACCAAGTGTGGGCCGGACCTTATGACTACAGCAACTGTCGAGTCAACCCGCTGGATCCCACGCGGTGCAACCCAAGCACGCAGCA GAGGGGACAGGGACGTCCCAGCTGGGCGTTGTTCAGTTGTGTCTCAGAGCACAACGAGACGACTCTGTTCCGGGAGAAGTTTCTGGACTGGACAAGCGGGAAAGGAGGCACGCTGGAAGCTGCTGCAGTGAGCAAGGACGAACAG CCCGTCCCCGTTTTGACTCCCCCGTCCGGGTGTCCAGCTCCAGACGTGCTCGGCGCCTGCGACGCCAAGGCCCTGGTCTCGGGTCAGTCCCTGGGGGGGGACGGCCTGGTCCACAGCGTGTTGGCGGGGGTTGACGTCCAGAGGGGCCACGGGGTCATCACGCTGGAGGAGGGATGTCAGATGGAGCTGAAAACAGTCGCTGTGGACACTTGGCACGTCCAGGAGTTTGACGACAGTGAAATTCCCGTGGAGAGCAGCGGACAGCTCCACGAAGGAGACTCCTACGTCATCCGCTGGACGTACAGCGTCAACGCTTTTG ACGAGACAAACTGCACTGATGAATGCAGTAAAGGTCCCGGACTGAAGGAAAAGACGGCTTTCTTCCTGTGGCGGGGTTGTCACTCCAGTGTCAGCGGGCGGGACACCGCTACTTTCTTGTCCATTGGGATGAAAAACCACGAAGAGTCACAG GTGGTGGTACCTCAGGGAAAGGAACCTCCCTGTTTTCTGCAGCTTTTCCAGGGAGGCCTGGTGATTCACAAGGGGAAGCGAGAGCAGGCCTGCATTAATGCAG cagagtggcattTGTTCTGTGTGCGAGGTGAGCTCCCAGAGGAAGGCTCTCTGTTGGAGGTGGATTGCTGCTGTGCAGGTCTGAGGTCCAGGGGCTCTGTTGTCCTTCTCAATAGCCAGCAGGGCGTGCTCTACCTCTGGACTGGCTGTAAAGCTCTTAGCAGCCTCAGAGAGGTCAGCAAGAGGGCGGTGGAGCGCATCACTAAAAT GTGTCCGCCAGAGTTGGGTCTCAGCAAAAGCAGCCCTTTGACAGTGCAGGTGGTGGAGGAAGGTTCAGAGCCTGCAGACTTCTGGACAGCACTGGGGCAGATGGACAGGAAGGCCTACGACTGCATGCTGCAAG ATCCGGGAAAGTATAACTTCACACCTCGTCTCTTCCACATGAGTGCCTCCTCTGGGAGTTTCCAGGCCGAAGAGCTGCAGAGTCCGTCGCGGCTGCCTGGACTGGTGATGGCGGCGCCGTTTGTCCAGGAGTGTCTGTACTCTGTACCACAGCCGG CCTTGTTCCTGCTTGACAACCGTCTGGAGGTCTACCTGTGGCAGAGGGGCCCGTCTGAGCAGACCGAGAGCTCGGATTCAGCCCTGAGCTGCTGGCGTGACGAGAGGCGGTGCGCCATGCAGACGGTTCTGCAGTATTGCAAAG AAATGAACCCAAGACGCCCACCGCAGGCCTACCTCATATTTGAAGGGTTAGAACCTCTCACCTTCACGAACGTGTTCCCCCGCTGGGAGAGGAGCCTGGGACCCCACACACAG GGCGATGCGGAGAGGTTGAAGCTGACCTTGGTGCAGGACGCCCTGGCCCAGCTCACAAAGACCCAGTATGCTCTGGAGGAGCTTCTGCTGAGCCCGCTACCCGCAGGAGTGGACCCCCAGCGCCTGGAAGTCTACCTGTCAGACCAGGACTTCCAG ACTATTCTGCAAATGAAGAGAGATGAATACGCTTCCCTCCCAAATTGGAAGCAAATTGAtctgaaaaaaagcaaagggcTGCTTTGCTAG